ATCCTTCCTGGGGATATTTTGCCCGAGATTTTGGGCTTAAGCAGGTTCCGATTGAAGTAGAGGGCAGAGAACCAGGTGTCAGGGTTTTACAAAAGCTTGTGCAGCTAGCCAAAAGAGAGGGTATCAAAGTCGTTTTTGTTCAGAAGCAGTTTTCAGCGAAAAGCGCACAGGTCATTGCCAAGGCTGTTGGTGGACAGGTGGTCAGCCTTGACCCTCTGGCTTATGATTGGGAGGACAATCTGCTGCGGGTAGCCAAAGTTCTAAGAAGGGGTTTAGGAACTGGGGATTAGAGTGCAGGATAACTATACTTCAAAGACTACCTCCTAATACTTAACTCATAAAACTTAAGGCAAACCAAATGAATTCACCGGTAATTGAGCTTAGAAACGTTAGTTTGGCCTATGGAGACCATTTAATTTTGGAAGATGTGGACTTGAGAGTAGAACACGGTGAATTCGTGGCTATTTTAGGACCTAATGGTGGTGGCAAAACCACGTTGCTCAAAATTATTCTGGGTTTATTAAAGCCTGACAAGGGCCAGGTGCTGGTTTTTGGTCAGGAACCCCATAAGAGTTATAAACGTATAGGATATGTTCCTCAACATAGGCCGGATAGAGACCTTTTCCCGATCACTGTTTTAGGGGTTGTTTTAATGGGTCTTGGGAGCAGAAGGCTTGGATTTACCTTTGGCCGGAAGGAAAAAAAGCAAGCCTATCTGGCCCTTGAAAAGGTGGGTATGCACAAATTGGCCCACAGCCGCATTAATGAGCTTTCCGGAGGTCAAAAGCAGCGGGTGCTGGTGGCCAGGGCCCTGGTCTCTGAACCAGAGCTTCTAATCTTTGATGAACCAACAGCCAGTATTGATCCACAGGGCAAGCAATGTATTTATGAGTTTTTGGCTAATTTGGGAGAGGAAGTCACTGTGCTTGTGGTCACCCATGACCTGATTGTGGCTTCATCGCAGATTAGCAGGATTGCCGTGGTGAACAAAAGAATCATTATGGGCCAAGACAGGAACTTGACCAGAGAGATGCTCGACCTTCTTTATGGTATCCACGACTACCCTTGTCCTATGGGGAATTTTATAGACGGAGTTTCAACTCTTTTTGAAGAGACTGAAGCTCGAAAGACGGCGGAGCAAAGCAAGAGAGACCTTAATTGATCAGAGTTAAAATGCATTCAAAAAGTTTACAAACGCGTAATCCAGGGGAGCTAAGGAGCCTGTAGCCGAACCTTTTTGTCAATTAATTTTCAAGGTTTATTCTAGTCTTGGTTTCTTTCATGCTGGTACAAAGACTTGGACCCTTCTAAGGCTTGCTTGTGGACAGAGCATAATGGGATATTTTGGATAAACAAATATTCTTTTTACTATCGAAAGTTATGGGCAATGTCGCAAAATGTGTAGTCCATTCATCCCGATGCTCTGTTTTTTTCGCAAGCTTCGCCAAGATGGGTTACCCAGGCCGTTTGTAATGCATTTCAGAAAGCAAGACTTTCAACCACCGCTTAAATTATGGTTTGGCCACAGGCTCTAAGGAGAATTAAAAATGCTTGACCTCCTGAATTTGCCTTTCATGCAAAACGCATTATGGGCTAGTATTTTAACCAGTATTGCCTGCGGGATTATTGGTTCCCTTGTTGTGGTCAATCGTTTGGTTTTTTTGGCAGGGGGGGTTGCCCATAGTGCTTATGGAGGGGTGGGCCTGGCCTTTTTTTTGGGACTTCCGGTCCTGCCCTGCACCCTTGGATTTACCCTGTTTACCTCAGGTCTTTTGGGGGCAATTACTCTAAACCGCGATAACCGCACAGACACCGTGGTAGGTCTGATCTGGGCGGCGGGCATGGCCTTTGGTATTATTCTTATTGACTTGACTCCAGGGTACAACGTGGACCTAATGAGTTACCTTTTTGGTAGTATCCTCACTGTCCCTGATTCTGATCTCTGGGTTATGCTGGTCATGGACTTGTTTATTGTCGGCCTGGTTACCATACTTTACAGAGGTTTTCTGGTCATGTCTTTTGACCGTGAATATGCCAAAACACTTGGCCTTTCAGTGACATTTTACTATTTTCTCCTCTTGAGCTTAGTCGCGGTGTCCGTGGTCATGATTGTTCGGGTAGTGGGTCTGATTTTGGTCATTGCCCTGCTCACAATACCGGCCTATCTGGCGGAGAGAAAGTGCT
This portion of the Desulfovulcanus ferrireducens genome encodes:
- a CDS encoding metal ABC transporter ATP-binding protein; amino-acid sequence: MNSPVIELRNVSLAYGDHLILEDVDLRVEHGEFVAILGPNGGGKTTLLKIILGLLKPDKGQVLVFGQEPHKSYKRIGYVPQHRPDRDLFPITVLGVVLMGLGSRRLGFTFGRKEKKQAYLALEKVGMHKLAHSRINELSGGQKQRVLVARALVSEPELLIFDEPTASIDPQGKQCIYEFLANLGEEVTVLVVTHDLIVASSQISRIAVVNKRIIMGQDRNLTREMLDLLYGIHDYPCPMGNFIDGVSTLFEETEARKTAEQSKRDLN
- a CDS encoding metal ABC transporter permease, which encodes MLDLLNLPFMQNALWASILTSIACGIIGSLVVVNRLVFLAGGVAHSAYGGVGLAFFLGLPVLPCTLGFTLFTSGLLGAITLNRDNRTDTVVGLIWAAGMAFGIILIDLTPGYNVDLMSYLFGSILTVPDSDLWVMLVMDLFIVGLVTILYRGFLVMSFDREYAKTLGLSVTFYYFLLLSLVAVSVVMIVRVVGLILVIALLTIPAYLAERKCLSLAQMMFKSILWSIVFCILGLWVSFTFNITSGASIIAVATITFFIFLCIDFCHKRFFHES